The genomic segment AGATACACGTCGTAATCTACTAGGTTCTGGTGACCGTTCTGACCGTATTCGTACATATAACTACCCACAAGGTCGTGTTTCTGATCACCGTATCAACCTAACTATTTACCGCTTAAATGAAGTATTAGAAGGTGATTTAGCTGCGTTGATTGAACCTGTAGTATTAGAATATCAAGCAGACCAATTAGCAGCATTAGCTGAACATAACTAATGAGCCAATCTATTGATGCGCTATTAAAGCGTTCAATTCAATTGCTGCAACTTGAGGGGAGTGATTCTCCTCAAGTTGATGCGTCTGTTCTGCTGTGTCATGTTTTAGATAAACCAAGAAGTTATCTACTTACTTGGCCTGAAAAAGAGTTAACAGACGCAGAGCTTACTGCATTTGAATCATTACTTTCTCGTCGTCTCTCAGGCGAACCTATTGCTTACATTGTAGGTTATCGAGAATTCTGGTCACTACCGTTAAAAGTATCACCAACCACGTTAATTCCTCGCCCTGATACAGAACGTCTTGTTGAGATAGCTCTTGACCATCTTGATGCATCATCAACAAAAGTATTGGATTTAGGAACAGGGACTGGTGCTATAGCTCTAGCGATTGCCTCTGAAATGCCAAATCTTCATGTTATTGGCGTTGACTATCAACAAGATGCGGTTGAATTAGCGCAAGGTAATGCCAAAGATAACCATATTATGAATACTGAATTTCGTCAGGGAAGTTGGTTTACTCCAATTAAATCCGATGAACAGTTTTCTATTATTGTGAGCAATCCACCTTATATTGATGGTAATGATCCTCATTTATCTCAAGGTGATGTACGGTTCGAACCTCAAACAGCATTAGTTGCAGAGCAAGAAGGCTTTGCTGATTTAATTCATATTATGGAACATAGCCGTACTTATTTGGTTGAGAATGGTTGGTTGCTAATGGAACATGGTTTTGAGCAAGGTAAGCAATTACGTACTTATTTTGAAGCGCATGGCTTTGTTAATGTCAAAACAGAACAAGATTATGCTGGCAATGACCGAGTTACCTTAGGTCAATGGACAGTAAACACAGAGAATAAAGGATAATTCATGTATACCGCAGTTAAACATATTCATCTATTTATGGTCGCTTGTAGCGTACTACTTTTTGTCGTTCGTTATGCATTAATGATGGCTAATTCTGATCTTCGTAATAAAGCATTTTTGAAGCGCGTACCTCACGTTATTGATTCTGCAATGTTATTAAGTGGTATTGCGCTTATTTTTATTACTGGTTTTATTCCATTTACCGATTCTGCGCCTTGGCTAACAGAGAAAATAACTTGTGTAATGGTCTATATTGCATTGGCTTTTGTTACGTTGAATAACGGTAAGAACAAGGTATTTAAGACCTTTGCCTTTTTTGGTGCATTAGGATGGTTAATGGTTGCTGCAAAGATCGCTGTTACTAAAGTACCAACATTTTTGGGGTAATCATGCTTCAGTTACATGATGATAATTTAGATGAATTGAGTTTAGTTGAAGGTGCATTAGCCCTAAATTTAGCCATTAATGCTGATACTGATGAGCGTTGGGTGAAAAGTAAATTAGAGCAGCTGTGCTTAGATGCTGAGCAGATATTGGTTTATGAAGCGACAGATGAGAAGCGTTTAGAGAGGCTTATTCAACTATTTTATGTTGAGTGGGGCTTTCATGGTGATACTCAAACTTACTTCCATTCAGATAATGCATTTATTAATAATGTATTGATAAATAAAAAAGGGATCCCGGTTACTTTAGGGGCTATTTTTTTATATCTTTGTCACCATATCGGTTTACCAGTTAGTGCTATCAACTTTCCAACGCAATTGGTTTTGAAGATTGAATGGCCAAATCAAGAGCCACAATATTTTAATCCATTTGATGGTCAATACTTAAGTCAGCATTTAATGACAGCGTGGCTTATTGGTTATGGTGGTCCACTTGCGACGCTTAAACCTCATCATGTTGAGGGAGTGGATAACGCGACTTTAGTTGGGCGTTTACTTGCAGTGATTAAAGCTGCATGTATTCGAGAGCGTAAATTTTCATTAGCTTTAACCTGTAGCGATTTGGCTTTAAATATTATGCCAGATGATCCCTTTGAAATTCGGGATAGAGGCTTAATTTATCAGCAATTACATTGTCATGACGCTGCAAAAAATGATTTAGAATATTTTATAGAGCAATGTCCTGATGATCCTTCTGTTAGGCTGATGAAAGAGCAAGTTCAGCTATTATTACAACAACACCCTACCGTTCTCCATTAAGAGTGAAGATAATGCAAAATCAAAAAACAGTAAAAATTGGTAATATTGATGTAGCAAATGATAAGCCGTTTACCTTATTTGCAGGTATGAATGTACTAGAATCTCGTGATCTGGCTATGCGTATGTGTGAAACATATGTAGAGATCACAGATCGTCTAGGTATCCCATACGTATTTAAAGCGTCTTTTGATAAAGCAAACCGTTCATCAGTTCATTCATACCGCGGTCCTGGTATGGAAGAAGGTTTAAAAATTTTCCAAGAATTGAAAGATACCTTTGGCGTTAAAATCATTACTGATATTCACACAGAAGCACAAGCACAACCAGTCGCTGATGTGGTGGATGTAATTCAACTTCCTGCTTTCCTTGCTCGTCAAACTGATTTAGTTGAGACAATGGCAAAAACAGGCGCTGTAATTAATGTGAAGAAACCTCAATTCATGAGCCCTGATCAAGTGGGTAATATCGTTGATAAGTTTGCAGAGTGTGGTAACGAAAATATCATTCTTTGCGAGCGTGGTTCATGCATGGGTTACGACAACCTAGTGGTTGATATGCTTGGTTTTGGTGTAATGAAAAAAGCATCAAATGGTAGCCCAATCATCTTTGATGTGACGCATTCTCTACAGAATCGTGATCCAAGCGGTAAAGCGTCTGGTGGACGTCGTTCACAAACGGTTGAACTTGCGAAAGCTGGCCTAGCAACAGGTATTGCTGGTCTATTTATTGAAGCGCATCCAAACCCAGATAAAGCACTGTGTGATGGTCCTTCAGCATTGCCATTAGATCAACTAGAACCTTTCTTGAAACAAATGAAGGCGCTAGATGATTTAATTAAAGGTTTTGAGCACATCGATATTAAATAATATTGAAAGTAGCTAGATAAATTAAAGCCCAAGAGAGATAACTTTCTTGGGCTTTTTCTATTTAGTGTCTTGTCTAAAAATGTATTTACTCATCGTTTGAATTAGGAGTAAACCAATCTAGTTTGTGGTGTAATGTTGTTACACTGCCAACAACAATTAATGATGGGCTAATGGCTTTTTCCGCCATGTTAGCTAACTCAGCAATCGTTCCTGTAAAGACTTTCTGCTTTTGTGTTGTGCCACGTTCAATAATGGCACAAGGGGTGTCAGCAGCTAAACCATATTTAATCAATTGAGTTGAGATATGCGGCGATTGTTTCAGTCCCATATAGAAGACCAAGGTATTGTTTGAACGAACTAAAGCATCCCACTCAATTTCAGCACCATCTTTTTGAACATGAGCCGTAATAAACTGAACACTTTGTGCATGATCTCGATGGGTGAGGGGAATACCCGCATAAGAGGTTGCCCCTGCCGCTGCAGTAATGCCTGGTACCACTTCAAATTGAACGCCATTCTCAGCGAGAGTTTCTAACTCTTCGCCACCACGACCAAAAATAAATGAATCACCACCTTTAAGGCGAACAACGTGTTTACCTTCTTGTGCTTTATCTACCAGTATTTGGTTGATTCTATCTTGTGGGACGAAATGAAAATCCAGTTTTTTACCAACATAAATCATTTCTGCACTGTCATTGGCAAGCGCTAAGATCTCTTTAGAAACAAGACGGTCATAAACCACAACATCAGCTTGCTGTATAAGGCGATGGCCTTTGACTGTTAATAGGTCTGCATCACCAGGACCTGCGCCAACAAGAGAAACAAGTCCGTTTTGTTTTTTCTGCTCAGACTGAGCTTGAATACTTGGCATAATCGATTCCTGCATTATGTTTTTTATTTCACTCTAGTATGTAAGAGTCGATAAAAAAAATCACCCTTAATACTTGATTAAGAGTGATTTAATTTGAATGAGTTATAACTAACTTTATTCGTTACTGCTTATTTAACATCCAGTGATGGTGCTGTTTTTGCGTGAGTAAGATAAAGAGGGATACAAGTAAATAGTAGGCCGCCAACAACGTTACCCAAAATAGTAGGAATAAGGTTGAAGTTTAACCATGTCGCAATACCAAAATCAGCACCTAGCATCATACCAAGTGGGAATAGGAACATGTTTACAACAGTGTGTTCAAATACTAGGGCAAAGAAGATGAAAATTGGGAACCACATCATAGCAACACGGCCAGCTACTGTGCGTGCCGTCATGTTACCAATTACACCTAGACATACCATTAGGTTACAGAAAATAGCGCGGACAAAACACGTGATCCAACCGTCCATTCCCATATTTTCAAAACCTAAGCTACGGCCTGTTGATACAGCGATAAACTTTTTCGCTACCGCATTTAGTTCTAGAGAGAAGTTACCCGTTAGAGAAATCGCAACAAGATAAGCGACAATTAATGAACCAATAAGGTTACCTAGACCAACAAGACCCCAACAGCGGAAAATACGACCCCAAGTAATGCCTGGACGGTTATCAAATTTTGCTAACGGCGCAAGCCCAAACACACCTGTAACTAGGTCGTAGCCCATTACGCTCAAAATAACAAAACCAACAGGGAAGACAAGCGCACCAACGATACCAATACCGGTTTGTACAATTGTTGTGATAGCCACAACAACCGCTAAAGATAAGATAATACCAGCCATTGTGCTTCGTATTAGAAGATCTCGTGTACTTGTTTTTATTTTTGCTTCACCAACGTTAATCATTGTTTGTACAAATTCTGCTGGTTTAAAGTCATTAGTAGACATGAATGTGCCCTTATAAAAGTTAAAATTAAATAGTGAAAAACTCGCTGTTTCTTTATGCTCTCATAGAGAAACAGCAAGCCTTTAAGCTATTGAATCTTATGCAGCGATTTCTACTTCACCTTTAGTAACGCGAGCTTTATATGCTTTAACGTTAAATTGCTCATCTTCCATGCAAGCACCTGTAGTAAGGTTAAAGCGCTGTTTCTTAAGTGGACTTGCCACCCAAAGTTCACCTTGATGTTCAACAATCAAGCCGCGCGATAATACGTTTGCTTGGAAGTAAGGGTCAGTGTTGCTGATTGCTAGCACTTCTTCGCCTTTTGATGGACGAAATACTGCAACTTGCTCACCATTAACTAGAGCACAAACACCAGTACCAGGAGCAATATCTTCTAGTTGACAGATTTTTACGAATTTAGAAGCCATAATTAATTCTCTCGCTCTTATTCAGTTGCTGCTACGTGTAGGATGTCACCCTTTGCTTCTGGGTGTTTTTCTGTAAAGGTTGCTGGACGGTGTTGTTCACGACCATCAGTCACGAATACCACATTGTCATCGCGATCATCAGCATTAATGAAGTGAGCAAAACGTTTTAGTTGAGCTTCATCATTGATGGTGTCTGTCCACTCACAAGCGAAGTTATTAACAAGGCTTGCAATATCTGCTTCAAGTTGGTCATTAAGATCAAGCTTGTTATCAACAATCACTTCACGTAGGTAGTCAACACCACCTTCAAGATTGTCCATCCATACAGAGGTACGTTGCAGTGGTGCAGCAGTACGAATGTAGAACATCATGAAACGGTCGATGTATTTGATTAAGGTTTCTTGGTCTAGATCGCTTGCTAGTAAGTCTGCGTGACGAGGTTTCATACCACCGTTACCACATACATACATGTTCCAGCCAGCGTCTGTTGCGATAATACCTAAGTCTTTACCTTGTGCTTCAGCACACTCACGAGTACAGCCAGAAACACCGAACTTCATTTTATGAGGAGTACGAATACCTTTGTAGCGGTTTTCAATCATTACGCCTAAGCCAACAGAATCTTGAACACCGTAACGACACCAAGTAGAGCCGACACAGGTTTTCGCCATACGCAGTGCTTTAGCATACGCTTGGCCTGTTTCGTAACCGGCAGCGATGAGTTTTTTCCAGATTGCAGGTAAGTCATCTTTTTGAGCACCGAAGAGACCGATACGTTGAGCACCAGTAATCTTGGTATAAAGATTATATTCAGCCGCAACGTCAGCTAATACACTTAATGCTTGAGGAGTGACTTCGCCACCCGCCATACGAGGAATAACAGAGTAAGTACCATCTTTTTGCATGTTACCTAAGAAGTTATCATTGGTATCGTGCAGTTTAACTAGTTCAGGTTTAAGGATGTGCTCACCCCAACAAGAAGCAAGAATAGAACCAGCAAGAGGTTTACATACTTCACAGCCGTAGCCTTTACCGTATTTCTCTAACAGCTCTTCGAAGGTTTTGATCTCTTCGATACGGATAAGATGGAATAGTTCTTGGCGAGAGTAAGCAAAATGCTCACATACGTCGCTTTTTACTTCAATGCCCGATTTAGCTAATTCAGCATTAAGGACGGAAGTTACTAGAGGGATACAACCCCCACAGCCCGTACCCGCTCCAGTAACTGCCTTAATGTCTGCCATCGTGTGATGACCATCAGCAACCGCTTGAGCAATTTTGCCCTTGGTTACATCGAAACATGAACAAATAACCGCTGTTTCTGGTAATGAATCAGCACCTAATGATGGCTTTTCAGCACCAGCATGCGCCGGAAGAATTAATAGATCAGGGTGTTCTGGTAGATCAATATCATTAAGTTTTAATTGCAATAAATCGCCATAATCAGACGTATCGCCAACCATTACCGCACCAAGCAGTTTTTTTCCGTCTTCAGAAACAATGATGCGTTTATATACTTCTTGTTCTTCATTTTGGTAAACGTAGCTCTTACAGCCAGGAGTTCGACCGTTTGCATCACCAATTGAGCCTACTTTTACACCCAGTAGTTTCAATTTGGCACTCATATCAGCGCCTTCAAATGTGCTGTCGTTACCCAGTAAATGGTCAACGGCAACCGTAGCCATTTTATAGCCAGGAGCAACTAAACCGTAGAAAGTACGATTCCAAGAAGCACATTCGCCAATCGCGTATACATTGCTATCTGTTGTTTGGCAGTTGTTATTGATTTCAACACCACCACGAGGAGCTACGCCTAAGCCCATTTGACGAGCTAATTTATCTTGAGGACGAATGCCTGCTGAGAATACGATGAAGTCAGTTTCAAGCTCTGTACCATCAGCAAAACGCATAACATTACGTGCGTCTTTGCCTTCTGGAGCAATTTCTAATGTATTTTTACCGGTATGAACTTGAACACCCATACGCTCAATTTTATTGCGTAGTTGTAAACCGCCTTGTTGATCAAGTTGCTCAGCCATTAATACCGGTGCAAACTCAACAACGTGAGTGGTTACGCCTAATGCTTTTAGTGCACCTGCAGCTTCAAGACCCAATAGACCACCACCAACAACAACACCACTTTTACTGTTTTTTGCTGTTGCTTCGATAGACTTAAGATCTTCAATTGTACGGTACACAAAGCAGTCTTTACTTTCGTTACCTTTAATTGGTGGAACAAATGGGAAAGAGCCAGTCGCAAGAACCAATTTGTCGTATTGAATTTCACGACCAGTACTTGAGTAAACCACTTGTTTTTCACGGTTAATATTAATAGCACGTTCGCCAAGTAATACATTAATACCGTGTTTTTCGTAGAAGCCTTCTTTTACAAGAGAAAGTTCATCAGCGGTATGATGAGAGAAGTATGAAGAAAGGTGAACACGATCATATGCGATACGTGGTTCCTCACAAAACACGATCACTTCCATGTTTTGCACATCCGTCTTATCTACTAAATCTTCGATATAGCGATGACTAACCATGCCATTACCGATGATGACTAACTTCATCTTGCTCATAAGAATTCCTATTATCATTGATATGCATATATGATGAATTATGAATGAATATGTCGATATGATGTGGATCAATTACGAAATAAAACTACTCCAAAGGGGTAGTTCAAAGGTGGTAGTGGTGTTTTGTTGCAGAAAATCAATTAATTACCTGTAGCACGTGGTATCTGTATGTTGTTTTATTACAATATATAGTGAAATATTCGGAAGGGCACTCTATTTTTAACAGTAATTTTGAAAAAAAAAGACAGAATATAAAT from the Aliivibrio wodanis genome contains:
- the hemK gene encoding protein methyltransferase HemK, with translation MSQSIDALLKRSIQLLQLEGSDSPQVDASVLLCHVLDKPRSYLLTWPEKELTDAELTAFESLLSRRLSGEPIAYIVGYREFWSLPLKVSPTTLIPRPDTERLVEIALDHLDASSTKVLDLGTGTGAIALAIASEMPNLHVIGVDYQQDAVELAQGNAKDNHIMNTEFRQGSWFTPIKSDEQFSIIVSNPPYIDGNDPHLSQGDVRFEPQTALVAEQEGFADLIHIMEHSRTYLVENGWLLMEHGFEQGKQLRTYFEAHGFVNVKTEQDYAGNDRVTLGQWTVNTENKG
- a CDS encoding protein SirB, invasion gene expression up-regulator, producing MYTAVKHIHLFMVACSVLLFVVRYALMMANSDLRNKAFLKRVPHVIDSAMLLSGIALIFITGFIPFTDSAPWLTEKITCVMVYIALAFVTLNNGKNKVFKTFAFFGALGWLMVAAKIAVTKVPTFLG
- a CDS encoding protein SirB1; protein product: MLQLHDDNLDELSLVEGALALNLAINADTDERWVKSKLEQLCLDAEQILVYEATDEKRLERLIQLFYVEWGFHGDTQTYFHSDNAFINNVLINKKGIPVTLGAIFLYLCHHIGLPVSAINFPTQLVLKIEWPNQEPQYFNPFDGQYLSQHLMTAWLIGYGGPLATLKPHHVEGVDNATLVGRLLAVIKAACIRERKFSLALTCSDLALNIMPDDPFEIRDRGLIYQQLHCHDAAKNDLEYFIEQCPDDPSVRLMKEQVQLLLQQHPTVLH
- the kdsA gene encoding 2-dehydro-3-deoxyphosphooctonate aldolase; protein product: MQNQKTVKIGNIDVANDKPFTLFAGMNVLESRDLAMRMCETYVEITDRLGIPYVFKASFDKANRSSVHSYRGPGMEEGLKIFQELKDTFGVKIITDIHTEAQAQPVADVVDVIQLPAFLARQTDLVETMAKTGAVINVKKPQFMSPDQVGNIVDKFAECGNENIILCERGSCMGYDNLVVDMLGFGVMKKASNGSPIIFDVTHSLQNRDPSGKASGGRRSQTVELAKAGLATGIAGLFIEAHPNPDKALCDGPSALPLDQLEPFLKQMKALDDLIKGFEHIDIK
- the cysG gene encoding siroheme synthase codes for the protein MPSIQAQSEQKKQNGLVSLVGAGPGDADLLTVKGHRLIQQADVVVYDRLVSKEILALANDSAEMIYVGKKLDFHFVPQDRINQILVDKAQEGKHVVRLKGGDSFIFGRGGEELETLAENGVQFEVVPGITAAAGATSYAGIPLTHRDHAQSVQFITAHVQKDGAEIEWDALVRSNNTLVFYMGLKQSPHISTQLIKYGLAADTPCAIIERGTTQKQKVFTGTIAELANMAEKAISPSLIVVGSVTTLHHKLDWFTPNSNDE
- a CDS encoding formate/nitrite transporter, producing MSTNDFKPAEFVQTMINVGEAKIKTSTRDLLIRSTMAGIILSLAVVVAITTIVQTGIGIVGALVFPVGFVILSVMGYDLVTGVFGLAPLAKFDNRPGITWGRIFRCWGLVGLGNLIGSLIVAYLVAISLTGNFSLELNAVAKKFIAVSTGRSLGFENMGMDGWITCFVRAIFCNLMVCLGVIGNMTARTVAGRVAMMWFPIFIFFALVFEHTVVNMFLFPLGMMLGADFGIATWLNFNLIPTILGNVVGGLLFTCIPLYLTHAKTAPSLDVK
- the nirD gene encoding nitrite reductase (NAD(P)H) small subunit yields the protein MASKFVKICQLEDIAPGTGVCALVNGEQVAVFRPSKGEEVLAISNTDPYFQANVLSRGLIVEHQGELWVASPLKKQRFNLTTGACMEDEQFNVKAYKARVTKGEVEIAA
- the nirB gene encoding nitrite reductase (NAD(P)H) large subunit, giving the protein MSKMKLVIIGNGMVSHRYIEDLVDKTDVQNMEVIVFCEEPRIAYDRVHLSSYFSHHTADELSLVKEGFYEKHGINVLLGERAININREKQVVYSSTGREIQYDKLVLATGSFPFVPPIKGNESKDCFVYRTIEDLKSIEATAKNSKSGVVVGGGLLGLEAAGALKALGVTTHVVEFAPVLMAEQLDQQGGLQLRNKIERMGVQVHTGKNTLEIAPEGKDARNVMRFADGTELETDFIVFSAGIRPQDKLARQMGLGVAPRGGVEINNNCQTTDSNVYAIGECASWNRTFYGLVAPGYKMATVAVDHLLGNDSTFEGADMSAKLKLLGVKVGSIGDANGRTPGCKSYVYQNEEQEVYKRIIVSEDGKKLLGAVMVGDTSDYGDLLQLKLNDIDLPEHPDLLILPAHAGAEKPSLGADSLPETAVICSCFDVTKGKIAQAVADGHHTMADIKAVTGAGTGCGGCIPLVTSVLNAELAKSGIEVKSDVCEHFAYSRQELFHLIRIEEIKTFEELLEKYGKGYGCEVCKPLAGSILASCWGEHILKPELVKLHDTNDNFLGNMQKDGTYSVIPRMAGGEVTPQALSVLADVAAEYNLYTKITGAQRIGLFGAQKDDLPAIWKKLIAAGYETGQAYAKALRMAKTCVGSTWCRYGVQDSVGLGVMIENRYKGIRTPHKMKFGVSGCTRECAEAQGKDLGIIATDAGWNMYVCGNGGMKPRHADLLASDLDQETLIKYIDRFMMFYIRTAAPLQRTSVWMDNLEGGVDYLREVIVDNKLDLNDQLEADIASLVNNFACEWTDTINDEAQLKRFAHFINADDRDDNVVFVTDGREQHRPATFTEKHPEAKGDILHVAATE